Within the Candidatus Reidiella endopervernicosa genome, the region TGCCGCCCGGAACCTGATTGACCTGTACGCGGGTGTCGAGTCCAGTCATGTCACTCTCGAACTGGTGGTAGTGCCTTCTGATCTCGCGGAAGTAGAAACCGATCTCCTGTAGCAGGGTGAGGTCGAGGCCAGTGTCGTATTCGGTGTTGCGGAAGGCGGCCACCATGCTCTCGGTGGGCGAGTGGCTGGCACCGCTGGCCATTGAAGAGATGGCGGTGTCGATGCGATAGCAGCCGTTCTCGATCGCCTTGAGCTGGCACATCTCGGAGAGACCCGCGGTGGCGTGGCTGTGCAGGTGCAGTGGCAGGTCAACCGCGTCACGCAGGGCGGCGACTAGATCGGCGGTGACCATCGGTGTGAGCAGGCCGGCCATATCCTTAATCGCAATCGAGTCACAGCCCATCGATTCCAGCTCCCTGGCCATGCTGACGAAGGTCTCGGTGGTGTGCAGCGGGCTGGTGGTATAGCAGATCGCCCCCTGTGCATGTTTGTCGACGGCCTTCACCGACTCGATCGCGGTGCGCAGATTGCGGGTGTCGTTCAGTGCATCGAAAATGCGGAAGACGTCGATGCCGTTATCGGCTGAGCGATCGACAAAGGCGCGCACTACATCGTCTGAATAGTGGCGGTAGCCGAGCAGATTCTGTCCACGCAGCAGCATCTGCAGGCGGGTGTTGGGCAGTGCTTCACGCAGGGTGCGTAGCCGTTCCCACGGATCCTCTTTTAGAAAACGGATGCAGGCATCGAAGGTGGCTCCGCCCCAGACCTCGAGTGACCAGTAACCGACACGGTCGAGCCGCTCACAGATCGGCAACATATGTTCGGTGCGCATGCGGGTTGCCAGCAGTGACTGGTGCGCGTCGCGCAGGATGGTGTCGGTAATCTCAACCTTTGGCATCGAAGCCTCTCCGGTTATTCATAACTATGGTTAAAGCCCCATGTTGGCGGCGATGGCTGCGGCAATGGCAGCAGCCAGCTCGCGTGGGCGTTGTCGTGTCGAGTAGTTGATCAACTCGGGGTGGCTCTCAACAAAGCCGGTATCGAAGCGTCCACTACGGAAGTCGGCCGAGCCGAGGATCTCCAGATGATAGGGGATGGTGGTCTTTACGCCGAAGACGCCGATATCGTTGAGCGCACGCTGGGTACGGTTGAGCATCTCATCCCAGTCGAGCGCCCAGACGATCAGCTTGGCGCACATCGAATCGTAGTAGGGGGGGATTTCGTAACCGGTATAGATCGCACCGTCGGTACGCACGCCGGGACCACCCGGTGCAAAGTAGCGGGTGATGCGACCGAAGCTTGGCATGAAGTCGTTTTTCGGGTCTTCAGCATTGATACGGAACTCCATCGCCCAGCCACGACGGGTGATCTCATGCTGCTCATAACGCAGCGCCAGACCTGCGGCGATACGAATTTGCTCCTGCACAATGTCGATACCGGTGATCTGTTCGGTGACGCAGTGTTCGACCTGGAGGCGGGTGTTCATCTCCATGAAGTAGAAGTTGTCTTCGCTGTCCATCAGGAACTCGACCGTTCCAGCGTTCTCATATCCAGCGGCCTTGGCGGCGGCCACCGCATAGTCACCGATCTGTTGACGTTGTTCTTCATTGAGCTGTGGCGAGGGGGCGATCTCGATCAGTTTTTGGTGGCGACGCTGAATCGAACAGTCGCGTTCGAACAGGTGCACTACGCTGCCGTGGCTGTCGGCCAGAATCTGTGCCTCGATGTGACGCGGGTTGATGACGCACTTTTCCATGAAGACCTCGGCACTACCGAATGCCTTGGTCGCCTCGGAGATGACACGGTCGTAGTTGCTGGTGAGCGATTCGGCATCGTCGCAGCGACGAATACCACGGCCACCGCCGCCAGAGGTCGCCTTAAGCATGACTGGGTAACCGATCTTCTCAGCCAGTGTGAGCGCCTCATCGACGCTGGAGAGGTTATCTTCACTGCCGGGGGTGACAGGAATGCCGGCGGAGATCATTGTCTTGCGTGCTTCGGTCTTGTCGCCCATGCGGCTGATGACTTCCGCCTTGGGGCCGATAAAGCGAATGTTGCGCCTCGCACAGGCGGCAGAGAGTTCGGGATTCTCGGAGAGGAAACCGTAGCCGGGGTGGAGCGCGTCACAACCCGACTCGACGGCGATATTGACGATGCGGTGTACGTTCAGATAGCCAGCGACGGTGTCGGGGCCGAGCGAATAGGCCTCGTCAGCTTTTTTTACATGCAGCGCATTTCTGTCTGCTTCGGCGTAGATGGCGACCGATTTGATCCCCATTTCGGCACAGGCGCGTACAATACGCACCGCGATCTCACCCCGATTGGCAATAAGAACTTTTTTAATCAACTGATTTGATCCTTTCCAGGGTGCGAGATGGTGTCGTCAGAGAGAGCGATCTACAGGGCTATATAGTCGATAGAACGGCCATGCATAGGGTTTACGGTAAAGCTTGTTGGGTGTCAACCCGTCACGAGGTGACAGATGTGCCCAAACATACCGATTTATATAGAGAAATTCTTTGACACACCGTAGTCAAAACAATAGAATTGCGCGCTTATGTTTGGCCGCTTACCCGTGTTTGTTGACCTTAAACGTTATGCTGATCAAGGCGTGATGCTTGAAGGCGAACTCGAGTTAAGCAAAATGTCCAGGTTGTTGGAGTCGCTCACCTCCGATGAGGGGAGTATTAAGGTTGCGATCAACTTCGGCATTGATGAGCAGCGTATTCGCTATATGCGAATCGAGGCAACTGCAGAGCTGATGTTACGTTGTCAGCGCTGTATGCAGCCAGTTGAGCAGCAGGTAGTGCTCAATTCAGCGTTGGGGCTGATCAGCAGTGAGGCTCAGGCCGAGAGGCTGACAGGGGAGTATGAACCGTTTCTAATCCCTGATGAGCAGGCTGCGATAGCGGAGATTATTGAGGATGAGCTGATTTTGGCGCTTCCGATTGTTCCCCGTCATGCCGATCAGCTTGCCTGTGCGCCGGTTGACTACTCATCGGACGATGCCGAACAGGAAAAGGTTGTCGAACAGGAAGAGAAGGTGAACCCCTTCGCAGCCCTGAGCGATTTGAAGAAACATTGAATTTTTGACAGTTAGTTAGGAGCCACGACCATGGCCGTACAAAAGAACCGTAAGACCCGTTCAAGACGTGATATGCGCCGTTCACACGACGCACTCACCGCCCGCGCACTCTCAATCGATCCTACCTCTGGTGAGACTCACGTGCGTCATCACATCACCGCAGACGGCTTCTACCGTGGTCGTCGTGTCATTGCCGAAAAGGGCGAATGATGTTCCGTTTGGAGCGGCATTTTGCCGCTCCGGACAACCTCTCCAGTACCACTAAACTAACTCGAAGGGCATGGATCGGATGACGATTGTCTCTCTCGATGCCATGGGTGGCGACGCAGGCCCAGATGTCACTATCCCGGCGGCCGAAATCGCACTCGAAGCTAATCCCGATCTCAAGCTGATTCTGGTTGGCGATCAGGAATTACTCACCAAACGTATAGCGGACCTTAAGCCAGCACTGGCTGAGCGGGTTTCAATTCGTCACGCCTCGCAGAAGGTGGAGATGGATGAGTCTCCTTCATCGGCACTGCGTGGCAAGAAGGACTCCTCGATGCGGGTTGCGATCAACCTGGTTAAAGAGGGTGAGGCGGGTGCCTGTGTCAGTGCCGGAAATACCGGTGCGCTGATGGCAACGGCGCGTTTTGTGCTCAAGACTCTGCCCGGTATCGATCGTCCTGCCATCTGTACCTCGATCCCCTCGGTTGAAGGGCACAACCATATCCTTGATCTCGGCGCCAATGTCGACTCCAGCTCTGATCACCTGTTCCAGTTTGCAGTGATGGGATCGGTGCTGGCGAGCGCGGTTGATAATATCGAATCGCCTCGTGTGGCACTGCTCAATATTGGTGAGGAGGAGATCAAGGGTAACGATCAGGTGAAGCGCGCGGCGTCGATATTGGCTGCAAGCGAGCTTAACTACATCGGTTATATCGAGGGTGATCAGGTCTTTAAAGGTGGTTCGGACGTAGTGGTCTGCGACGGTTTTGTCGGCAACGTGATGTTGAAGACGACCGAGGGGGTGGCGAAGATGATCAGTCACTTCATGAAGGAGGCCTTCATGCGTGGTCCGCTCTCCAAATTGGCCGCGGTTATTGCGATGCCGGTGCTGAAATCTTTCCGTAAGCGTATCGACCCGCGCCGTTATAACGGTGCCAGCCTGCTCGGCCTGCGCGGTATTGTGGTGAAGAGCCACGGTGGTGCTGATGCTTTCTCATTTGCCAACGCGATCAAGATTGCCACATTGGAGGTGAGCAAGTCGGTACCTGAGCGCATCCACTCTGAGCTGGAAACGCTACTAACAAGAAGAGAAGCGGTTTGATCTATTCGCGAATTGCAGGAACCGGCGGACATCTACCGGAGAAGGTGCTGAGCAACGGCGATCTGGAAAAGATGGTCGATACCAACGATCAGTGGATACGTGATCGCACCGGCATCGAGAAACGCCACATCGCCGCTGAGGGTGAGACCACCTGTGACCTGGCCGAAGTGGCCGCACGCAAGGCGATTGAGGCTGCAGGTCGCAGTGTCGATGAGATCGATCTGATTATCGTTGCGACCACCACCCCTGATCGCGTCTTCCCGAGTACTGCCTGCCTGCTACAACAGCGACTTGACATCCACGGCTGTGCTGCGTTTGATATCCAAGCGGTCTGTACCGGTTTTGTCTATGCCCTTGGTGTGGCCGATAAATTCATTAAGAGCGGTTCGGCCAAATGCGCGCTCGTCGTCGGTGCCGAGACCCTGTCACGCATTGTTGACTGGAATGATCGCACCACCTGTGTGCTGTTTGGTGATGGTGCTGGTGCGGTGGTGCTAGAGGCATCCGAAGAGCCCGGTATTCTCTCCACCCATCTGCACGCTGATGGTAAGTATGAGTCGCTGCTAACGGTTAATAGTGGTGTCTCCACTAATTATCAGCAGGTGCTCGACCACGGTGCCTATATCGAGATGCGTGGTAACGAGGTCTTCAAGATGGCGGTTAATACTCTGGGTCGCATCGTTGATGAGACTCTCGCCGCTAATAATATGGAGAAGAGCGATATCGACTGGCTGGTGCCGCATCAGGCCAATACCCGCATTATCGGTGCGACGGCCAGAAAGCTGAAAATGTCGATGGATCATGTGGTGGTCACGGTTGACCAACACGGCAATACCTCTGCCGCCTCAGTACCGTTGGCGCTTGACGCTGCTGTGCGCGATGGCCGTATTAAGCGCGGTGAGACGCTGTTGTTGGAGGCGTTTGGCGGCGGCTTTACCTGGGGCTCAGCGCTACTGAAGTTCTGATTCGGTCAACACCCCGCATATAGAACAAGAACTACTCAATCAGGAAAAACACTCAATGAACTTTGCTTTTGTCTTTCCCGGTCAGGGATCACAATCGGTCGGTATGCTCGCCGATCTGGCAGAGGGCCATCCGGTCGTCGCCGATACTTTTGCCGCAGCATCCGATGCGCTCGGCTACGACCTCTGGAAACTGATCCAGGATGGTCCTGTAGAAGAGCTTAATAAAACCCATATCACCCAGCCTGCGATGCTGGTCTCCGGTGTTGCCGTCTGGCGCGCCTGGCAGGCAAAGAGCGGTGCCACTCCTGCGGTGATGGCGGGTCACAGCCTCGGTGAGTACACCGCGCTGGTCTGTGCAGGGGCGCTCGCTTTTGAGGATGCGGTCAAACTGGTCGAGAAGCGTGGGCTGCTGATGCAGGAAGCGGTTCCGGCGGGTGAGGGTGCCATGGCGGCAATTCTTGGTCTCGACGATGAGGCTGTTATGAGTGTTTGTGCCACAGCGGCAGAGGGTGAGGTCGCAGAAGCGGTTAACTTCAACTCGCCGGGGCAGGTGGTTATTGCAGGCAGTAAGGGTGCAATTGAGCGCGCCATGGTGCTGGCCAAGGAGCAGGGTGCAAAGCGTGCACTGCCGCTGCCTGTCAGTGTGCCGTCGCACTGTGCGCTGATGAAACCTGCGGCTGAGAAGATGGCCGAGGCGTTAGCGGCGACCGAAATCAAGGTGCCTGCAATTCCCGTTATTCATAATGCGGATGTTGTCAGCCACAACAGTGGTGATGATATTCGCGATGCACTGAAGCGTCAGCTACATATGCCGGTCCGCTGGGTTGAAACGGTTGAGAAGATCAATGCCGACGGCATCGGCACTTTGATTGAAGGTGGTCCGGGTAAGGTGCTTGCGGGGCTGAACAAACGTATCGTCAAGACAATGACTGCAATGCCGGTCTTTAGCGGTGATACGCTGGAGAAGGCGTTGGCTGAGATTGGAGGAGAAGCGTAATGAGCTTAGAGAATCAGATTGCACTGGTTACCGGTGCCAGCCGAGGTATCGGTCAGGCAACTGCCCACGAGCTGGGTCGTATGGGTGCGACCGTGATCGG harbors:
- a CDS encoding acetyl-CoA carboxylase biotin carboxylase subunit, whose product is MIKKVLIANRGEIAVRIVRACAEMGIKSVAIYAEADRNALHVKKADEAYSLGPDTVAGYLNVHRIVNIAVESGCDALHPGYGFLSENPELSAACARRNIRFIGPKAEVISRMGDKTEARKTMISAGIPVTPGSEDNLSSVDEALTLAEKIGYPVMLKATSGGGGRGIRRCDDAESLTSNYDRVISEATKAFGSAEVFMEKCVINPRHIEAQILADSHGSVVHLFERDCSIQRRHQKLIEIAPSPQLNEEQRQQIGDYAVAAAKAAGYENAGTVEFLMDSEDNFYFMEMNTRLQVEHCVTEQITGIDIVQEQIRIAAGLALRYEQHEITRRGWAMEFRINAEDPKNDFMPSFGRITRYFAPGGPGVRTDGAIYTGYEIPPYYDSMCAKLIVWALDWDEMLNRTQRALNDIGVFGVKTTIPYHLEILGSADFRSGRFDTGFVESHPELINYSTRQRPRELAAAIAAAIAANMGL
- a CDS encoding YceD family protein, whose product is MFVDLKRYADQGVMLEGELELSKMSRLLESLTSDEGSIKVAINFGIDEQRIRYMRIEATAELMLRCQRCMQPVEQQVVLNSALGLISSEAQAERLTGEYEPFLIPDEQAAIAEIIEDELILALPIVPRHADQLACAPVDYSSDDAEQEKVVEQEEKVNPFAALSDLKKH
- the rpmF gene encoding 50S ribosomal protein L32, whose amino-acid sequence is MAVQKNRKTRSRRDMRRSHDALTARALSIDPTSGETHVRHHITADGFYRGRRVIAEKGE
- the plsX gene encoding phosphate acyltransferase PlsX; the protein is MTIVSLDAMGGDAGPDVTIPAAEIALEANPDLKLILVGDQELLTKRIADLKPALAERVSIRHASQKVEMDESPSSALRGKKDSSMRVAINLVKEGEAGACVSAGNTGALMATARFVLKTLPGIDRPAICTSIPSVEGHNHILDLGANVDSSSDHLFQFAVMGSVLASAVDNIESPRVALLNIGEEEIKGNDQVKRAASILAASELNYIGYIEGDQVFKGGSDVVVCDGFVGNVMLKTTEGVAKMISHFMKEAFMRGPLSKLAAVIAMPVLKSFRKRIDPRRYNGASLLGLRGIVVKSHGGADAFSFANAIKIATLEVSKSVPERIHSELETLLTRREAV
- a CDS encoding beta-ketoacyl-ACP synthase III, producing MIYSRIAGTGGHLPEKVLSNGDLEKMVDTNDQWIRDRTGIEKRHIAAEGETTCDLAEVAARKAIEAAGRSVDEIDLIIVATTTPDRVFPSTACLLQQRLDIHGCAAFDIQAVCTGFVYALGVADKFIKSGSAKCALVVGAETLSRIVDWNDRTTCVLFGDGAGAVVLEASEEPGILSTHLHADGKYESLLTVNSGVSTNYQQVLDHGAYIEMRGNEVFKMAVNTLGRIVDETLAANNMEKSDIDWLVPHQANTRIIGATARKLKMSMDHVVVTVDQHGNTSAASVPLALDAAVRDGRIKRGETLLLEAFGGGFTWGSALLKF
- the fabD gene encoding ACP S-malonyltransferase, with translation MNFAFVFPGQGSQSVGMLADLAEGHPVVADTFAAASDALGYDLWKLIQDGPVEELNKTHITQPAMLVSGVAVWRAWQAKSGATPAVMAGHSLGEYTALVCAGALAFEDAVKLVEKRGLLMQEAVPAGEGAMAAILGLDDEAVMSVCATAAEGEVAEAVNFNSPGQVVIAGSKGAIERAMVLAKEQGAKRALPLPVSVPSHCALMKPAAEKMAEALAATEIKVPAIPVIHNADVVSHNSGDDIRDALKRQLHMPVRWVETVEKINADGIGTLIEGGPGKVLAGLNKRIVKTMTAMPVFSGDTLEKALAEIGGEA